One window of the Triticum dicoccoides isolate Atlit2015 ecotype Zavitan chromosome 3B, WEW_v2.0, whole genome shotgun sequence genome contains the following:
- the LOC119275777 gene encoding peroxidase 49-like produces the protein MATSMVCLVALCLVSPLLLAGAVHGNPGYGGLFPQFYDHSCPKAKEIVHSMVAQAVARETRMAASLVRLHFHDCFVKGCDASVLLDNSTNIISEKGSNPNKNSLRGFEVVDQIKAALEAACPGTVSCADILALAARDSTILVGGPFWDVPLGRRDSLGASIQGSNQGIPAPNNTLPTIITKFKRLGLNVVDVVALSGGHTIGLSRCTSFRQRLYNQSGNGLADGTLDVSFAAQLRQGCPRSGGDDNLFPLDAVSSTKFDNFYFKNILAGRGLLSSDEVLLTKSAETAALVKAYANDVHLFFQHFAQSMVNMGNITPLTGSQGEIRKNCRRLNNFH, from the exons ATGGCGACCTCCATGGTCTGCCTGGTAGCGCTCTGCCTCGTGTCTCCGCTGCTCCTCGCCGGCGCCGTCCACGGCAACCCGGGCTACGGCGGCCTGTTCCCGCAGTTCTACGACCACTCGTGCCCCAAGGCAAAGGAGATCGTGCACTCCATGGTGGCGCAGGCCGTGGCCAGGGAGACCAGGATGGCCGCCTCCCTCGTCAGGCTGCATTTCCATGACTGCTTCGTCAAG GGGTGCGACGCGTCCGTGCTGCTTGACAACAGCACCAACATCATCAGCGAGAAGGGGTCCAACCCCAACAAGAACTCCCTCAGGGGCTTCGAGGTCGTCGACCAGATTaaggccgccctcgaggccgcctgCCCCGGCACTGTCTCCTGTGCCGACAtcctcgccctcgccgcccgcgACTCCACTATCCTC GTTGGCGGGCCTTTCTGGGACGTGCCGCTCGGGCGGAGGGACTCTCTTGGCGCCAGCATCCAGGGCTCCAACCAAGGCATCCCGGCGCCCAACAACACCctccccaccatcatcaccaagttCAAGCGCCTCGGCCTCAACGTCGTGGACGTCGTCGCGCTCTCAGGTGGCCACACCATCGGCCTCTCCCGGTGCACCAGCTTCCGGCAGAGGCTGTACAACCAGTCGGGCAACGGCCTCGCCGACGGCACGCTGGACGTGTCCTTCGCCGCGCAGCTGAGGCAGGGCTGCCCCCGCTccggcggcgacgacaacctctTCCCGCTCGACGCCGTCAGCTCCACCAAGTTCGACAACTTCTACTTCAAGAACATCCTCGCCGGCAGGGGACTCCTGAGCTCCGACGAGGTGCTGCTCACCAAGAGCGCCGAGACGGCGGCGCTGGTGAAGGCGTACGCCAACGACGTGCACCTCTTCTTCCAGCACTTTGCGCAGTCCATGGTGAACATGGGCAACATCACGCCGCTCACCGGGTCGCAGGGCGAGATCAGGAAGAACTGCAGGAGACTCAACAACT